In uncultured Bacteroides sp., one genomic interval encodes:
- the trpB gene encoding tryptophan synthase subunit beta, with protein MKTYLVNEEGYYGDFGGAYVPEILYKCVEELKNNYLDILHSEDFKKEFNALLKDYVGRPSPLYLANRLSAKYGCKIYLKREDLNHTGAHKINNAIGQILLAKRLGKKRIIAETGAGQHGVATATVCALMNMECIVYMGKTDVERQQPNVQRMKMLGAKVCPVTSGNMTLKDATNEAIRDWCCHPSDTYYVIGSTVGPHPYPDMVARLQSVISEEIKKQLLEQEGRDYPDYLIACVGGGSNAAGTIYHYVDDNRVKIVLAEAGGKGVDSGMSAATIQLGKMGIIHGAQTLVMQTEDGQIEEPYSISAGLDYPGIGPFHANLATENRATILAINDDEAVKAAFELTQIEGIIPALESAHALGALSKVKFKPEDVVVLTVSGRGDKDMDTYIGFLND; from the coding sequence ATGAAAACGTATTTAGTCAACGAAGAAGGTTATTATGGTGATTTTGGTGGAGCTTATGTTCCTGAAATTCTTTACAAGTGTGTAGAAGAATTAAAAAACAACTACCTGGATATTTTGCACAGCGAAGACTTTAAAAAAGAATTCAATGCTTTACTCAAGGATTATGTAGGACGCCCTTCCCCACTCTATTTGGCTAATCGCCTTTCGGCAAAGTATGGTTGCAAAATTTATCTGAAAAGAGAAGACCTGAACCACACTGGTGCACACAAGATTAATAATGCTATCGGTCAGATTTTGCTTGCAAAGCGTTTAGGCAAGAAGCGAATTATTGCTGAAACCGGAGCCGGTCAGCACGGTGTGGCAACAGCTACCGTATGTGCACTGATGAACATGGAATGTATTGTTTACATGGGCAAGACAGACGTTGAACGTCAGCAGCCAAATGTTCAGAGAATGAAGATGCTGGGTGCAAAAGTTTGTCCTGTAACTTCAGGAAATATGACTTTAAAAGATGCTACCAATGAAGCTATTCGCGACTGGTGTTGTCATCCTTCAGATACCTATTACGTTATTGGTTCTACCGTAGGACCTCATCCTTATCCTGATATGGTTGCCCGCCTGCAATCTGTTATAAGCGAAGAGATCAAGAAACAATTACTGGAACAGGAAGGACGTGATTATCCCGATTACCTGATTGCCTGTGTTGGTGGCGGAAGCAATGCTGCAGGAACCATTTATCATTATGTTGACGACAACCGCGTAAAGATTGTCCTTGCCGAAGCAGGTGGTAAAGGTGTAGATTCGGGCATGTCGGCTGCTACTATCCAGTTGGGAAAGATGGGAATTATTCACGGTGCACAAACGCTGGTTATGCAAACCGAAGACGGACAGATTGAAGAACCCTATTCTATCTCTGCCGGATTGGATTATCCTGGAATCGGACCATTTCACGCTAATCTTGCTACCGAGAACCGCGCTACAATTCTTGCTATTAACGATGACGAAGCGGTAAAGGCAGCATTCGAGCTAACTCAAATTGAAGGAATTATTCCGGCACTGGAATCGGCTCATGCACTGGGTGCTCTTAGCAAAGTGAAGTTTAAACCGGAAGATGTGGTGGTACTAACCGTTTCTGGCCGTGGAGATAAGGATATGGATACTTACATTGGATTTTTGAACGACTAA
- a CDS encoding anthranilate synthase component I family protein — MKTYNFKTISKTVLSDLHTPVSVYLKVRDIYPESALLESSDFHGNVNSHSYIALKPLASIGVNSNVCTTRFPDNTELKENISDEFTVSDAMNSFIGKLNVTGEDKNYCGLFGYTSFDAVRYFEHIPVPESHDAKNDAPDLLYILYKYVLIFNHFKNELTLVELLQDGESSNIEELETILENRNFASYNFSTRGPERSPITDEEYKSYVRQGVAHCLRGDVFQIVLSRRFVQPFTGDDFKVYRALRSINPSPYLFYFDFGGFRIFGSSPETHCKVTNNIASIDPIAGTTRRTGDVAKDKELVEALLADPKENAEHVMLVDLARNDLSRNAHNVKVDFYKEVQYYSHVIHLVSRVSGELNKGADAVKTFIDTFPAGTLSGAPKVRAMQLISEIEKQSRGAYGGCIGFIGLNGDLNQAITIRSFVSRNNELWYQAGAGIVAKSNDEYELQEVNSKLGALKKAIDLASSLKN, encoded by the coding sequence ATGAAAACATATAATTTTAAAACTATTAGCAAAACAGTACTGAGCGACTTGCATACTCCGGTAAGTGTTTACCTGAAAGTAAGGGACATTTATCCTGAATCGGCTTTGCTTGAGAGTTCTGACTTCCATGGAAATGTAAACAGTCACTCTTACATTGCACTGAAACCGTTGGCAAGTATCGGAGTAAACAGCAATGTATGTACTACCCGCTTCCCTGATAATACAGAACTAAAAGAAAACATTTCGGATGAGTTTACTGTATCTGATGCAATGAACAGTTTCATTGGCAAACTAAATGTAACGGGCGAAGATAAAAACTACTGCGGTCTGTTTGGTTATACATCTTTCGATGCAGTACGTTACTTTGAACACATTCCGGTTCCGGAATCTCACGACGCAAAGAACGATGCACCCGACTTACTATATATACTATATAAATATGTGCTTATCTTTAATCACTTTAAAAATGAACTAACCCTGGTAGAACTTTTGCAGGATGGCGAAAGCAGCAATATTGAAGAACTGGAAACAATTCTGGAAAACCGTAACTTTGCTTCCTATAACTTCTCAACCAGAGGTCCGGAAAGAAGTCCTATTACAGACGAGGAGTACAAATCGTATGTACGCCAGGGAGTAGCTCACTGCCTTCGCGGAGATGTTTTCCAGATTGTACTTTCCCGCAGATTTGTTCAGCCATTTACTGGTGACGACTTTAAAGTTTACCGCGCACTTCGTTCCATCAACCCTTCTCCTTATTTGTTCTACTTCGATTTCGGCGGTTTCCGCATCTTTGGTTCCTCTCCCGAAACACACTGTAAAGTAACAAATAATATTGCAAGCATCGATCCAATTGCAGGAACAACCCGTCGCACAGGAGATGTAGCAAAAGATAAAGAATTAGTAGAAGCTCTCTTGGCCGATCCGAAAGAAAATGCAGAACACGTAATGCTGGTAGACCTTGCCCGTAACGATTTGAGTCGTAATGCTCACAACGTAAAGGTAGATTTCTATAAGGAAGTACAATATTACAGTCACGTAATTCACCTGGTGTCTCGTGTAAGTGGCGAACTCAACAAAGGTGCCGATGCAGTTAAGACATTTATTGATACTTTCCCTGCCGGAACTCTTTCGGGTGCTCCAAAGGTCAGAGCTATGCAGCTTATTTCTGAAATTGAAAAGCAAAGTCGTGGTGCTTACGGTGGTTGCATCGGATTCATCGGACTTAACGGCGATTTAAATCAGGCCATCACTATCCGTTCTTTCGTAAGTCGGAATAACGAATTGTGGTATCAGGCCGGAGCCGGAATTGTTGCCAAGAGCAACGATGAGTACGAACTTCAGGAAGTAAACAGCAAACTAGGTGCACTGAAAAAAGCAATAGATTTGGCTAGTTCATTAAAAAACTAA
- a CDS encoding aminodeoxychorismate/anthranilate synthase component II yields the protein MKKILILDNYDSFTYNLLHLVKELGFTDIEVHRNDKITLDEVDRFDTIILSPGPGIPEEAGILLPLIKRYAPTKKILGVCLGHQAIGEAFGAKLENLKEVFHGVETPINVLKEDSLFSGLSKEITVGRYHSWIISKENFPEELEITAEDKQGEIMAIRHKKYNVKGIQFHPESVLTPKGHQIISNFLNKE from the coding sequence ATGAAAAAGATACTTATATTAGATAATTACGACTCTTTTACCTACAACCTTCTTCACCTGGTAAAAGAACTGGGATTCACTGACATAGAAGTTCATCGTAACGATAAAATAACGCTCGACGAGGTGGACAGATTCGATACTATTATCCTTTCACCGGGACCGGGTATTCCCGAAGAAGCGGGTATTCTGCTGCCACTCATTAAGCGTTATGCACCTACAAAGAAAATTCTGGGTGTTTGTCTGGGACATCAGGCTATCGGCGAAGCTTTCGGAGCCAAACTGGAAAACTTGAAAGAGGTATTCCACGGAGTAGAAACTCCTATCAATGTATTAAAAGAAGATTCACTCTTCAGCGGATTATCAAAGGAGATTACCGTGGGACGTTATCACTCATGGATTATCAGCAAGGAAAACTTTCCGGAAGAACTTGAAATAACAGCTGAAGATAAACAAGGAGAAATCATGGCAATCCGTCATAAGAAGTACAACGTGAAAGGAATTCAGTTTCATCCGGAATCGGTACTTACTCCCAAAGGACACCAAATAATCAGTAACTTTTTAAATAAGGAATAA